The following DNA comes from Thermus oshimai DSM 12092.
GCGATACCTGCATCGAGCTCGCCCATGGGGCTGGGGGGAAGGCAAGCCGCCGTCTCATCGAAGGGCTTTTTTTGCCCCTTCTGCGAAACCCAACCCTCGCGGGCCTTGCCGACGCGGCTGTTCTGGAGCTGGAAGGGCTAAGGCTTGCCCTAACAGCAGATAGTTTTGTGGTCAAGCCCATCGTTTTTCCTGGGGGCTCCCTTGGAGAACTGGCGATAAACGGCACGGTGAATGACCTGGCGATGGTGGGGGCAAGACCCCTGGCCCTCCTTGCTACCTTTATCCTTGAAGCTGGACTCGATGCGGGTGTTCTGGAAACTCAGGTAAAAGCCATGGCGCAGGCAGCCGAGAGGGCAGGGGTACCGGTGGTGGGTGGAGACACCAAGGTGGTGGAGCATGGTAAGGCTGATAGCCTCTACGTAACCACCGCAGGTCTGGGATTGGTGGACCCCCGAGTAGATCTCTCCCCAAAAGCAGTCCGCCCCGGGGACCAGGTTCTCCTTTCAGGACCCATTGGGGATCACGGGGTTACCGTGCTCCTTGCCCGAGGAGAACTGGATCTGGAGGCCAGCCTCCGGTCCGATACCCGACCCGTCTGGTTCTTGGTAGAGGCCTTGATTGAGAAAGTCGCCTCCGGTTTACGCTGGATGCGCGACCCCACCCGGGGTGGGGTGGCAACGGCCTTGAACGAGCTCGCCCGAGATGCGGGCGTGGGAGTGGTGCTCTTTGAGGAGGCCCTTCCGGTGAGGGAGGAAGTCCGGGGAGCTTGCGAGATCCTGGGCCTGGACCCGTTACATATCGCCTGCGAAGGCCAGTTCCTGGCCGTGGTGGCTAAGGAACAGGGGGAGGCGGCTCTCGAGGCCCTGCGCCGGACCCCGGGTGGGGAGGAAGCGTGTCTGGTGGGCGAGATACGGGCGGAGCCTGTGGGAACAGTGC
Coding sequences within:
- the hypE gene encoding hydrogenase expression/formation protein HypE; its protein translation is MAEATVRFRDTCIELAHGAGGKASRRLIEGLFLPLLRNPTLAGLADAAVLELEGLRLALTADSFVVKPIVFPGGSLGELAINGTVNDLAMVGARPLALLATFILEAGLDAGVLETQVKAMAQAAERAGVPVVGGDTKVVEHGKADSLYVTTAGLGLVDPRVDLSPKAVRPGDQVLLSGPIGDHGVTVLLARGELDLEASLRSDTRPVWFLVEALIEKVASGLRWMRDPTRGGVATALNELARDAGVGVVLFEEALPVREEVRGACEILGLDPLHIACEGQFLAVVAKEQGEAALEALRRTPGGEEACLVGEIRAEPVGTVQVLSRYGGSRVVDMLVGDPLPRIC